From Ndongobacter massiliensis:
GAGCTCCGCGGTGATTATCTGTGCAAGGCGCTCCTGATTTTTTTTGACACCGGCCAGAATTTTCTCGACATAGGCGGCGCGCTCTTGCACGCTGCGAGCGTTCCATGCGGGGAAGGCGCGTTTGGCGGAAGCAACGGCACGGTCGACATCCTCACGCGTGGCTTTCGGTACCGTAGCGATGACCTCTTCCGTCGCCGGATTGATCACATCGATGGTTGCACCGGACGAACTGTCCGTCCAGGAACCGTCAATATACTGCTGATAGTGTTTCATTTCGCCCTCCCTTACTTTAATAACAATTCGACCGGGCAATGATCCGAGCCCATTGTTTCCATATGAATCTTTGCATCGACCAAACGATCTTCCAGCACTTCCGAGGTCAGAAAATAATCAATGCGCCAACCGATATTTCGTTCCCGCGATTTTGCAAAATACGACCACCAAGAATAGACCTCGGTTTTGTCCGGATAAAAGTGCCGGTACGTGTCTATAAATCCGGCATCCAAAAGCTGGTTGAATTTAGCACGTTCTTCATCCGTAAAGCCGGCGTTTTTGCGATTGGTAGCGGGATTCGCAAGATCAATCTCCTTGTGTGCCACGTTGAGATCGCCGCAGACGATCACTGGTTTTGTTTCTTCCAATTTTTTCAAATAGGCAAGAAAATCATCTTCCCAAACTTGACGATAATCCAGACGCTCCAATCCGCGCTTGGAGTTCGGCGTGTAGACATTTACCAAGTAGAAGGTTTCCATTTCGAGGCAGATGATACGCCCCTCGGTGTCATGTTCGGCAATGCCCATGTCATAGCAGACGGATAGGGGCTCGTGTTTGGAAAAGATTGCGGTGCCGGAGTACCCTTTGCGCTCAGCGTAATTATAATATTGACGGTAGGCGGGTAAATCCAAAGTCAATTGCCCTTCCGACAGTTTAATTTCCTGCAAACAAATAAAATCGGCGTCCCATTTTTCCAAGGCGGATAAAAATCCCTTGCGTACTGCCGCACGCAAGCCGTTCACATTCCACGATATAAATTTCAGCATGCTTCCTCCCTTTTAGTCTTTCTTCATAATGGTACCCTATTTCCGGCAATTTATGATAGCGTATGAAATAAAGAAAGCACTGGCAATCGTGCCCATACAAAAATAAATACCAGAACGACAAAAGCAAATAACGAAAGCGTAATGAAACGCTCTGACTGCGGTGCAATTTTGATTTTCGCACAGATTTCATACGATTCGATACAAAGTTGGGACGTTTTTGCCGATAATGAACCGTCTGCATTTCATCGTTGGCATAAAATAAAGAAAAGAAATCTGCGCCACAGGAAAGAAAATGTAGAGAAGGGAGGCAAATTTGCACACAGCGGGAAATTTTCTGCTATAATGGTTCACGAAATCTCTGCTCCTTTATGTGAGGGGCGAAATCCAGAGGGAGGTGAATAACGTGAATCAGTATGAAATGACAGTTGTGTTTAAGCCGCAGATGGAAGAGGAAGAGCGCCAGGCGATTCTTTCCCGTTTGACGGATGCAATCAGCACCGACGGCAATGTAGGAGAAATCGAAGATTGGGGCGCCAAGAAACTTGCCTATGAAATCAACTACATCAAAGAAGGATACTACTATCTGATTAACTACGAAGCGGCGCCGCACGTGGTGGCCGAAGTTGAACGTAGAGCGAGAATCAGCGACCGCATCATTCGTTACCTGACCGTCAAAAAGGAAGCGTAACGACAGGAGGTATGTTGTGAACAGTGTAACACTTATGGGTCGCTTAACGCGCGATCCAGAACTCTCGTACAACAACACGACCGGGAATGCAATGGCCCGGTTTTCGGTGGCAGTGGATAAGCAGCTGTCTCGAGAAAAAAAACAGGAAATGGAATCTCGCAATCAACCGACGGCAGACTTTCTCAACGTCGTGTGCTGGGGAAGACTGGCGGAATCGGTCAACTCCTTTACGGCGAAGGGCAAGC
This genomic window contains:
- a CDS encoding exodeoxyribonuclease III, coding for MLKFISWNVNGLRAAVRKGFLSALEKWDADFICLQEIKLSEGQLTLDLPAYRQYYNYAERKGYSGTAIFSKHEPLSVCYDMGIAEHDTEGRIICLEMETFYLVNVYTPNSKRGLERLDYRQVWEDDFLAYLKKLEETKPVIVCGDLNVAHKEIDLANPATNRKNAGFTDEERAKFNQLLDAGFIDTYRHFYPDKTEVYSWWSYFAKSRERNIGWRIDYFLTSEVLEDRLVDAKIHMETMGSDHCPVELLLK
- the rpsF gene encoding 30S ribosomal protein S6, with the translated sequence MNQYEMTVVFKPQMEEEERQAILSRLTDAISTDGNVGEIEDWGAKKLAYEINYIKEGYYYLINYEAAPHVVAEVERRARISDRIIRYLTVKKEA